CCACCGGCGTCACCGCTGCGGAATGGGATTGATCCTTGGCGACAGCACACGTGCATCCAGGATGTCACCCCCGCGAAGCGGGTCGCCCAGAATGGGGGCCCATTGCATGGCGCTCCGGCGGTGACACCGCAAACTCATTCTCGATTGGCACTGCTGTCCGGCGAGCAAGCGCGGCGGCCCACGTCCATGCCCAACCAGTCCGTCTCGATGGTGCCGCCACAGGCGTCGCCGCCGAGGAAGGGATTGATCACTCCTGGAGGGATTCGTCACCAGCGATCCGTCGAACCGAAGGGTGGGCAAAGGCCCGACATTCCTCCGGCGCAACGACACATTTTCGGGGCCGTGCCCACCACACGTGATGGCATCGTGGCACTCTTCGCCATGAGGACTTTCGCGTTCGTGATTTCGCTGGCACCGGGACAGCCATCTGGAGATCTGCGTACAGTGCCCATGTACGGCATGATTGGTTTGTATCACCGTGGATGCGTGGGACACCAGGACACGCGGCCCCGGCACTGGTGCCCGATACTGAACGATGCGGTGGATTGCATTGGCGCTGTGGCGGGTTGCTGATACTGATAATACAGGCCTTCGCTTGCTGGTATGGTTCTTGCGTTTCGGCAGCCGTTGTGCCCTTTTTCAGAACCTTCGCATCTGCAAGCGGACTGGCATCCGATGGACAGGTGTATTCAAGCAGCAGGAGAAACGGACCATGAAGACACTTGCCCTGATGTGGTTGACTCTGGTGATCGCTCAGACCCCTTTGCATGCGGAGACGGACTTCAGCGTGCATGGAGTCAACAATTGCACCTCGAATCCTCCCGGCAGTGGGCCAGGTTTCACGCTGGCCGCTGGCACACATCCAGTGGAATTCCTGGGCGGTGCCTGGTCGCTCTGGAACAGCGAAGGACAGAACGGTGGGCAGGAATGGGTCACCGTGGTCCGCGTCTGGATTCATGCCACGAATGAAATCGTGCCCATGTTCAATACCGGTTTCCACCCCAGTCAGGCCACTGCCCAGGCGGCCGCCCAGGGTATGGTGTTTCCGCTCGAGCTGAGCGTGGCCAGCCAGGTCACATTCTTCGTTCATGATGGTGGCGGGTGCGGGGACAACCGGGGTTCCGTCATGTTGCGTCTGCAGGACCAGCAGGTGGCGGCCGCATTCGATACCCCCAGCCATTTCCAATTGTTGGACAACCATCCCAATCCCTTCAACCCATCAACCCAGCTGCGCTTCAGCCTGGATCACACCGCGCAGGTTGAGCTGACCGTGTTCAATCTTCAGGGTGAAATGGTCGCTCGCCCGCTCAACGACCTGGTGGCCGGCGGGGAGCACAGCGTGCTCTTCGACGCCTCACAACTTCCCAGCGGTTGCTACGTCTACCGCCTGGAATCGGAAGGCCGCCAGCAGACCCGCAAGATGCTGCTGCTGAAATGACCCTCGCGAGAGCTCGCGATGGATTGTGCTTCAAGATATCCCCCGGTCGCGGAGTGCGATCGGGGGATTTCTCCTGTCAGCCCAGTTGCCGGGCTCGACCCGAAACTGTGTCGTCGCGCCAGCGGAAAGTCAGGTCGTTTCCCACCCTGCAGATCACCATTGACGAATGAATCGAGAAAGCTCAAGCCAATTCCACAGCGGTGACGCCGGTGGCGGCACCATCGAGACGGAATGGTCTGGCATTCACGTGGGCCGCCGCGCTTGCTCGCCGGACCGCGAAGCGGGCCAAGTTTGCGCGGCGCGAGGTCTGCGAAGAGGGTCTTTCTTTGGCTCCACCTTGCTTTGGACCCGTCCAAAGAAAGGTGGAAAGTGATGCATCACGGCAGGCCGTCCAGGGCCGAGGAAGCCATCATGGCGTCGCCTCGGCACACAAGAACCAACCGCAAGGCCTTGTAGACTCAGCAGGATCCGTAGCCCGGATGAAACTGCCGTATCCGTACTTCAGGGGAATCGCTCCGGCGCAATCCGGGTTTCATAAAATCAACAGGCTGGCGGGATGTTGTCTGGGTGAGATACATCGACCCGTATCGGTCCATGTGTTTCGCAAGGCAGGGGTGTCAACCACGATGTTGTGAGAACGGAGCGCGCCTACTGCAGAAGCAGCACTTTCCGGGTCTGTCGTTTCCCTCCTGCGGTCAACTCGATCAGATAGACGCCGCTGGAAAGACCGATGGCCTGGAAGACAATCTCGTGCTCCCCGCGTCCACGGCTCTCGTCCAGCAGGGTCTGGATTCGCTGGCCGCGCAGGTTGTAGACGCTGATCGTGACGCGCAGTGGCCTGTCGAGAGTGAATGGGATCCGGGTCATCGGATTGAAGGGGTTGGGATACGGTAGGCCCAGCTTCAATCCCTGTGGCAGATTGGAAGGACGAGGTGTGGGGCGTTGCAGAGCCACCCAGCTTGTATCGATCGCGAAGGCTCCGGGGCCGCCGGTGTAGCCCATGTCATTGCGCAAACCGCCCTGGCTGGGCCATCTGGCCTGACCAGGGTGCAATGGATCTTCAGCGTCGTGATACTGGGGTGCCGGACTACCCGCATCAATCGCAGGGGACGCCGGCGACAGCCAAGGCGCCCCCAATTCAGCATCGAACAGCGGATCAACTCCGATCAGGTTCCCAATGCCAGGCTGGGGATTGTCAAGCAGGCAGTACTCGAATTCAGGTGGAAGCCACTGTGTGATATCGAGTCCGGGATGTGTGAACCAATGGCAGGGATTTCCCCAGATGATGCTGTTGTGGATTTTCATCCGGGGAAAATCAACATTGAGACCGGCAAACAGACACACCGTCGAATTGTCAGTGAGCGTCACATTGCTGATTTGACTTGCCTCACCACCCGAGATCGCAAATGCGGTCTGCCAAGTCTGATGCGACAGATCATAAGGGTATGTGAAGTATGCGTCCAGCGAGTCCGTGCCTTCGACCAGAATGTTCTGCAGATCCAGAGTGTCTGCCCTGAAGAAAAGTCCCATTCTACCGTTGTTGCGCGAAACAAGATTGTGCACCTCGTAATAGCGGAACGACGGCGCGTTGGATAGTCCCCCATCGTCGTTGTCTTCAATCAGCACGTTGTGCAGCACCATCTTGGGGTAGTACCAATCCGCCGGGCCCGTGGTGTTGTAGAACTGGACCGTGCTGCCCACCATGCGTGGGTCAACGGCAGGATCATCCGATGGGCGCTCCGGCACACTGTTTGGCTGGCGATTGTTGCGTACGATGAGATCTTCGAACAGGACTTCCTGTGTAGGCCAGTGATAGGCAGCTCCCGTGACCAAGGCCCGTCCAAGATTCGCAGGGTGTTGAATGCGAGTATCCCAGTTGTCCTCATGATCATCGGACAGATTGTTCTGAATGATGGTGCGACGATGAGTCCGGTTTCTGCCTATCAGATTGAATGTCCCGCCTGCTTCCCAGGCCAATCCCTGAACCTCGACAGTGATTGGCAAACCGTTCTGGTAGTATGGGTAGATCCGGGAAATGTTGTCCTGAACCACGACATCCTCGGTGCTGCAGCCAACAGTGTAAAGAACTCTTCCCATCGTGTTTGTCGCACTGTTTGACTCAAAGCCCTCTGGGTCCGCACCACTGACACATCCTTCCACCAACAGATTTCTCACCAGGCCATACCCTTTGATGGTGACAATTCTGCCCGCATTGGTCGTGCAGTTCCGAATCGTGATCCGACTTGCCAACAAGCTGTCGTCGCTGCTGATGTCGATCACATCCTTGTTGACTCCGGATCCTCCCAACGGCTGATTCGAATGGCAGTCCTCCACCAGAATGTCTCTGGCAGTCATCAGGTAGGGTGGGGATCCATTGTCCAGGCTGAGCACCAATGCGGGTCCATCCTCCACACTGACGTTCCGGACTGACACATCGTGTACATCGTATGCGGCATGGCCATGGATCGAAATGTACCCACCATCCCCATACCCCCCATCCACAATCAAATCGGATACCTGAATCGTATCAGCGGTTGCACTGATCAATCTTACAGGCTGAGGTGATGGATCTGCACGAAGGCGATCAATGCAGAGGAACTGGCAATTGGAAACCCTGATCTGGTAATGCACGCCATTTTCGTCAGTCAATCGGTCTGGGAACAGATGGAGGTTGCTCAGTACCACTCGGCCAGGATAATGCGTCAGCCAGTTATGTGATATGATCGCCCCCTGATTGTGTGCTCGATTCTCCCTGAAGATCGAGTTCCGCACAGTCAAGTTGGCTAAGTAATCCAACTGGATTCCCCCAGCACTATTCACTGCAGGGCTGGGCTCGCCTAACCCCCGCTGAAGCGTGAGACCATCAATCGTTAGCACATTGCTGGCCAAACTACGTACAACAATGAGGGTCCCCAACCACTCTCCATCTATGACTGTCATATTCACTGCTGTGGAGTCACCTGTGAAGAAGTCATCTGAGCACAGTGTTAGACTCTTGTCAGGCACGACCAGCCGCTCGAAGTAGGTTCCGGGCGCCAGCCACAGCGTGTCCCCGCTGGCACAGGTATCAATGGCGGTCTGTATGGAAGGGAACTGGGAGGGTATGCGCAGCACGGCCGCATGGCCAATGCCGTGAACCAGCAGGATGAGCACCAGCAAGATTCCTGGCATGATCTGGATTCCTGTGACTGAGCCGCCGCCATGAGATATGCAGTGGCCAGTTTAGCGAATGGCGCAGTGGCGGGCTGGACCAATGTCAAGCGGTGGAACTGTCAGGTACCTGGATTGCCGGAAGGTCGCGGCAGGCCCGAAAGGGGCCGCTGCCAAGCGACGGATGACTTGCCGAAGCGCCGGAGTGCGGGCGTACGTACCATCCTGGCACCTTTCCCCGAGGTTGGAAGCACGGAAGGCGCGGTCCTGGCGGGGAAAACGACTGTGCCGCGGCTCCATTCAGCGCGAGAGGTTACGGAAGATCTCCTTGAGGAAACGGCCGGTCTCACTGCCCTTGGTGGCGGCCACCGTCTCGGGAGTGCCCTGGGCGATGATCGTCCCGCCGCGCTCGCCACCCTCGGGCCCCAGATCGATGATCCAGTCCGCCGTCTTGATCACATCGAGATTGTGCTCGATCACCACGACGGTGTTGCCCGCCTCCACCAGCGCATTGAGCACCTTGAGCAGCAGCTGGATGTCCGCGAAATGCAGGCCCGTGGTCGGCTCGTCCAGAATGTAGATCGTGCGCCCCGTGGGGCGCTTGCTGAGTTCGGTCGAGAGTTTGACTCGCTGGGCTTCGCCACCGGAAAGAGTCGTTGCCTGCTGCCCCAGATGGATGTAGCTCAACCCCACTTCCATCAGCGTGTTCAGCTTGCGGTGAATGCGCGGGATGGGACCGAAGAACTCGCAGGCCTCCTCCACCGTCATCTCAAGAGCTTCGGCGATGCTGCGGCCCTTGTAGTGCACTTCCAGGGTTTCGCTGTTGTAGCGGCGGCCCTTGCAGAGTTCGCAGGGCACGTAGACATCGGCCAGAAAGTGCATCTCGATCTTGATGATGCCGTCGCCGCTGCAGGCCTCGCAGCGTCCGCCCTTGACATTGAAGCTGAAACGGCCCGGGGCGTAACCACGCACCTTGCTTTCGGGCAGGGCGGCGAAGAGGTCGCGGATCATGGTGAACACGCCCGTGTAGGTTGCCGGGTTGCTGCGCGGGGTGCGCCCGATGGGGCTCTGGTCAATGGTGATCACCTTGTCCAGGTGTTCCAGACCGCGCACACGGCCGTGAGGGGCGGGCAGCACGCGGGCGCCGTTCAGCTCGCGGGCCAGCAGCATGTTGAGCGTGGCGTTGATGGCCGTGCTCTTGCCGCTACCGGAGACGCCCGTGACACAGGTGAAGGTGCCAAGAGGGATCTCCAGCCTGATGTCCTTGAGATTGTTGCCCTTCAGGCCTTCCACCACCAGCTTCTGCCCGTTGCCCGGGCGGCGCGTGGCGGGTACGGCAATCAGATTCTCGTCGCGCAGGTAGTCGCCCGTGACACTGCTGCGGGCTTTCATCAATTGCTTGGGCGTGCCCTGGAACACCAGCTCGCCGCCGTGGATGCCGGCGCCGGGGCCCAGGTCGATCACCTGGTCGGCACGCAGGATGGTGTCGCGATCGTGTTCCACCACGATCACCGTGTTGCCCAGATCGCGCAGGTGCTCGAGGGTTTCGATCAGCTTCTCGTTGTCGCGCTGGTGCAGGCCGATGGAGGGCTCGTCCAGCACGTACATCACACCCATCAGCTGGCTGCCGATCTGGGTCGCCAGCCGGATGCGCTGGGCCTCGCCGCCGGAGAGCGTGCCCGCGTTGCGGCCCATGCTCAGGTAGTCCAGGCCCACATTCACCAGAAAGCCCAGCCGCCCCTGCACTTCCTTCAGAATGGGTGCGGCGATGGTCAGGTCATTGCCGGTCAGTTCCAGGTTCTGGAAGAACTGTTCCGCGTCACGGATCGAGAGCTCACACAGTTCGATGATGTTGCGTCCGCCCACGGTCACGGCCAGGGCGCTGGGCTTGAGCCGCCTCCCGCCACAGGTGGCACAGGGGCGCGAACTCATGAAGCGTTCGATCCATTCGCGGATGCCCGGACTCTGGGTCTGACGGTAGCGGCGTTCCAGGTTGGGAATGATGCCTTCCCAGCGACTGAAGTATTCCCAATTGCCCTTGCCGCCCGAATGGCTGCCGCTGAACTTGAGTTCGTCCTTGCTGCCGTAGAGGATCACCTGTTGGTGGGCCGGCTTGAGCTTCTTCCAGGGTGTGTTCAGCTTGAATCCCACCTTGCGGCCCACGGTCTCGATGGCGCGCAGGGGCCAGGTCTCGCCGTGGCTGGTGCCGTCGCCCATGGTGCCGATCGCGCCGCTCTCCAGGCTCAGCTCGGGGGCCACCACCACCAGTTCCGGATCGATCACGCGGTTGTGCCCCAGTCCCGTGCAGTCCGGGCAGGCCCCGAAAGGGCTGTTGAAACTGAACACGCGCGGGGCCAGCTCCTCGATGCCCACTCCGTGTTCGGGGCAGGCGAAATGCTGGCTGAAGAGCAGTTCGCGTGTCTCGGCCCCGGGGCTGTCCAGGATCACCCGGCAAAGCCCGGCGGCCAGTCCCAGCGCGGTTTCCACCGACTCGAAGAGCCGACCACGAATCTCCGGCTTGAGGATCAGACGGTCCACCACCACATCGATGTCGTGCTTGTAGGTCTTGCGCAGACCTTCGGCGACCTCGTCCAGCTCCTTCATCTCGCCGTCCACTCGCAGGCGCACGAATCCGGCCTTGCGGATGTGGGCGAAGAGGTCCTTGAACTCGCCCTTGCGCCCGCGCACCATGGGTGCCAGCACCTGCAGCTTGCTGCCCGCGGGCTCGTTCAGGATCTGGCTGACGATCTCCTCGGGGCTGGACTTCTCGATGGGGCGTCCACACTCAGTACAGTGGGGGCGGCCGATGTTGCCGTAGAGCAGGCGCAGGTAATCGTAGATCTCGGTGACCGTGCCCACCGTGGAACGCGGATTGTTGTGGCGCGTCTTCTGCTCGATGGAAATCGCCGGGCTGAGACCTTCGATGGAATCCACATCGGGCTTCTCCATCAGGCCCAGGAACTGGCGCGCATAGGCCGAGAGACTTTCCACATAGCGCCGCTGGCCTTCGGCGTAGAGCGTGTCGAAGGCCAGACTGGACTTGCCGCTGCCCGAGAGGCCCGTGATCACCACCAGCCTGTTGCGCGGGATACGCAGGTCCAGGTCCTTGAGATTGTGTTCGCGCGCGCCGCGGATGTGAATATGACTGGGTTCCATGAGTCTTCCTGTTCGTCTTGAGTGGCCTTCCGCGGAGGGAAGTCAGAGGCCTCTGCTCGGCGTTCGGGCCCCAAAGGCCGCAAGGTCGCGCACGGGTGGGACATTGGGCTCAGCCCAGCAGGCTCAGCACCAGTTCGTCCAGCAGCACCCAGTTCTCCGGTCGCAGTACCAGACGCTCCCCGTTGCAGTGCTGGAAGCGTCTCCGGTGCAGGCGGGCCCGGGCCCAGATGCCGTCCGCGGTCAGCGCGCCAAAGCGGCCAACCAGAACCCGGCGTTCCAGCCCCTGGCGCCAGCGCAGCCCCAGGTAGACCGCCTCCAGCAGTGCCGCGTCACGATCCGGACGATCCGCTTCGGCGGGGGTGGGCTGGCCCGCGTCCACCGCATCATTGAAGAGTCGCAGGTTGGGCAGCCGGTTCAGACGCAGCCCCCAGGGCTCGGCCTGCCCCGTGAGAATCGTCGCCCGTTGCGGATTCAGCCAGGCGCTCGCCCCCGGGCCCACGGCCAGACAGTCGCGCAGCTCCCAGTAGCCCCGGTTGTGACGACTTTCCTGCCCCGCGCGGCAGAAGCTCGACACTTCGTAGTGCTGGTAACCGGCCGTGCGCAACTCCTTGGACAACAGACGGAAGAGGCGCGCGCTGTGATCGCCGTCCAGAGGTGTGACCCGTCCCTGACGGCGACGCAGATCCAGTCGGGTGCCCGCCTCGTAGCCCAGTCCGTAGGCGCTGATGTGCGGCGGATCCAGCGCCCGCAGCGCCGCGATCTCGCGCCGCAGGGCGGTCGCGGTCTGACCCGGCAGTTGGTAGATCAGGTCCAGACTCAGGTTCGTCAGTCCGGCCGCCCGCAAACGCTGCAGTCCGCGCTGCAGATCGTCCAGGTCGTGTTCCCGGTCCAGAAAGGCCAGGGCACCCGGGTCGGCGCTCTGGGCGCCCAGACTGGCGCGCGTGATACCGGCGGCCACCAGGCTTCCGGCCAGCTCGTCCGTGATGTGCTCGGGATTCAGCTCCACCGTGATCTCGGCCCCGGGCAGCAGGCGCTCGGCCAGCGGACCCGGTCCCAGCAGCTGGCGAAAGAACTCCGGCGGCAGCAGGCTGGGGGTTCCCCCGCCCAGGTACACACTGTGGATCGCCCCCTCACTCCATGCCGGGCTGGCAAGCTGACGCGCCAGATCCGCGCGCAGTCGCTCGCCACCGAGGCGCAACACTTCGGGATCGCGGGTGACCCCGGCGTAGAAATCGCAGTAACCGCAGCGCCGACTGCACCAGGGCACATGGATGTAGACTCCGAAGGAGTCGCTCGGCGGCATGATCGTCTCCCGGCGCTGCAGCATGCGTGTGTGTCAGTCGCTCAGTCCAAATCCCACGGCCCCCACCACGCGGATCGCGCCCACCGGGCAGACCGGCACGCAGAGGCCGCAGCCCACGCAAAGCTCGGCGTGAATCCTGGCCCGGGCTCCGTGTGCGCCCGCGGCTCCTTCGGCCCGGATGCAGTCGGTCACAGGGCAGGCCGGCAGGCAGTCGCCACAGCCGGTGCAGGCTTCGTTGACCGTGAACCAGGGGCGGTGTGCGATCCGGTCGCTGAAGACGCTGCTGGGACAGAGCCCCACCAGGGGCACCAGATTGGCGCTGCGGCTGTAATCCAGCACGCGCCGCTGGCCATCCACGAGCAGCAGGCCCGGCTCGACGAAGGCGTTCTCGACGCAGCGGCCGCTGGAGGCACAGCCACTGAGGCAGTGTTCCCGGCGGCGCTCGACCGGTTCATCGCTGGCGCAGGTCACGGCCACCTGGGCGTCCGCGGGAATCAGCGAGAGGATCTGGCGCGGGCAGGCGGGCAGGCAGTCGCCGCAGCCCGTGCAGCGGCTGGCCTGGATCACGGGCAGCCCGTTCACGACCCGGATCGCGTTCTCCGGACAGGCGTCCACGCAATCGCCGGCTCCCAGACAGGCCCAGTTGCAGTCGCGCTCGCCCCCGTACTGCAGCTGCAGGTCCAGACAACTCTCCCGACGCACCGATTCAAAGGTCCGCAGGTTCTGGTCCTCGCGCGAACGGCAGTTGACCACCGCACTCAGCTCACTGCCATAGCCGTGTGTCTCGTCGCGCTCTCCGCTCCAGGCCACCCGGCCGCGAATGCGCCATTCGGGATGCGCCAGAGGCTGACGGCCCGAGAGCTCCACATGGCCCGTGTGACGCAGGAAACGCGACAGCAGCAGGGTGACTCCCGCCAGACAGAGCAACAGCAGCAGTTCCAGGCTCATCCCAGTCCTCCTCCGCTGCGCAGATGATTCAGGGTCATCAGCAGGACCAGCAGCAACAACAGACTGCCCAGACGAAAGGGCAGGCCTTCGATGGATCCCGGGGCGCGGTTGAGTCTGAAGCGTTCCTGTGCTCCGGTGAGCACGAACACCAGAGCCAGCACGAGCAGCAGCATGAGACCCAGGGCGCTGGCTCGTCCCAGTGGCCCGGCCGGCAGATCGATCACGGGAGCCAGCAGCGGGCGTGCCAGCAGGGGCAGCCAGAGCAAGCCCGGCAGCGCCACGAACAGTTCCAGTTGTTCCCGGTCGGCACCGCCCAGCAGCAGCTTGAGCAGCAGCAGCCCGGGCAGGGTCGCCAGCAGGGCACAGGACAGCCTCAGGGCCAGCAGCAGGTCGCCCGTGTGCTCCAGAGGAAAGAACACGGCCGGCAGCATGGCCAGGGCACAGGCGGGCAGGATCGCCCAGCTGCGCTGGAAGGCGCTGAAGTGATGCTGGCGCACCAGCAACGGAGCCGCCAGCAGACCAAAGAGCACGACCAGCGGGGTGCCCGTGTCAAAGAGGGTGCTCATTCCACCTCCCGGGCCACCCGGCGAGCCCGCCGGCGCAGCCAGAGCTGGATCACACCCAGCAGCACCAGCAATCCCACCGTGCGGGGCAGGCCGGCCAGCCCGGGCGGCAGGGCTCCCGGCAGACGCTCGAGCGCGCCCAGAGCCCAGAGTCCGATCAGAGGCACAGGCAGCAGGAAGGTGGCGCGCACGCTCCAGCTGCGACGCTCCTCGTCACGCAGAGTGCAGACCTGCTGCAGGTAGAGGAATGCACCCGTGTGCACGGCCAGCAGCAGACTGAGTTCCAGTACCGGAAGTCCGGCACGGACGCCTGTCACCCTCAGCAACCAGGCCACGCCGGCCGCCTGAAAGGGCACACCGGCCAGCAGCAGCAGGCTGAGCCAGGTGCCTCGCGCCTGTGAGAAGCGATAGGGCCAGGCGGGCGCCGCCAGCACCAGGCAATTGAGCGGCAGCAGCACCAGCAGCAGCAACCAGATCACACCATCGGCCCCCAGGCAGATCGCGGGCCCCAGGCAGGCCGTATACAGGGCCGCTTCGAAGGGCGTGATCGTGCGGGCGGCAAAGGGGCGCTCCCGGGTCAGTGGATTCTGGCCCGGTTCCCATTGCAATTGCGGTTGTTCCACGGGAGCGCTGAAAGAGCGTCTCATCGGCGGGGCCCTCGCGGCAGAGTCGACTGGTTCAGCCAGGGCACCAGAGCACTGGCGGCCAGAGTGGCCAGCACAAGCCCCGCTTCGCCCAGATGCAAGGCCGGTACGGCCAGCAGCAGGCTGCCCAGCAGCAGGCCGTGTGACAGGCGTCCCCGGGCGGTCAGAGGTGTATGCACGCTCTCGGCGGCTCCAAACACCAGCAGGGGAAGCAGAAAACTGCCGCTGCACCAGAGGCTGAAGGCCGGCCAGTGCGCCAGACCCGACGCGTTCACCAGCAGGACTCCAGTGCCGAAGACGGCCAGGGCCGTGACCGGGACTTTCCAGTCGATCACACGGCGTGTCACCAGCAGCACTCCCCCCGGCAGCAGGGCCAGCAGGCTGGCCGCACCCAGTGTGCCCGGGTGCAGGTTCCAGACGAAATCCAGCACCCCACCACTGCTCAGCCGTTCCTGGAGCTGCGCCAGGCGGCTGAGGGTCAGGGGCACGTCCACGGGTGGGTTGACCAGCCCGTGCTCGGTGCTCGCTTCCAGCTCGGCCAGGGCTTGCCAGGCTTGCTGCAATTGTGTCTTCAGGGTGACCGGCACCGAGGCGGGCAGACTGAACCAGCCCTTCTCAAGCCACCAGAGCGGTGTCAGCAGTCCGCCCCCCGGTTGGGCCACCAGATCCAGCAGAAGGCGGGCGAAGAGCGCCGGATGCATGGCGGCGCGCCCATACCCCCCAAAGAGCTGCTCGGCCAGAAAGGCGCCCAGGCCACCGGCCAGCATGACCTGGCTCCAGTGCAGGTCTGGCGGCAACAACAGCGCAAAGACCAACCCGCCCAGCAGGGCGTGTCCGTCCAGGGTGCGCTGGCGATTGCCGGCCACGGCCTTGGTGAAGGCTTCCGCCAGCAGGAAGGACGCCGCCGCCACTCCCGCGGTGCGCAGGGCGGGCAGGCCGTAGAGCCCGAAAGCAACCAGCAGCAGGGGCGCCAGCGCCAGCATGGACTGGCCGTGCAGGGCCGAGAGGCGGGACCGTGTGCGCAGCAGAGGCATCGGGGCCAGACGGAACACGGGACGTGCCTCAGACATGGCGCACCTCGCGCAGCTGCTGCAGTCCTTTGCGCAGACTGTGTCCCAGATGGATGTGGCTGGGGCAGACATAACTGCACACACCGCAGAGCAGGCAGTGCTCCAGCCCCATCCCGCGGGCCTCGTGCAGGCGCTGCTCTTCGATCAGATGCACCAGGCGGGGCGGGGCCAGGCTGCGCGGACAGGCTTCCAGACAGCGCCCGCAGGTGTTGCAGGCGTCCTCACGCAGGCGCGGCAATTCGTCCGGGTTGGCGGTCACCAGTGCCCGCAGGGGCGGACAGAGGGGCGAGTCCGTGTCACGCAGCAACTTGCCGTCCAGAGCTCCACCCGCGAATGCCGCGCTCGGTGGCCCCTCGGGAAAGAGCTCCTGCCAGGGCAGACCGCTGGGCAGTTCGACCAGCTCGCCGTTTCCGGCCAGGTCCGAGACGGACAGCAGAAATCGATCGGCGGGGCCCACCGTGAGCCGCCGTTCCAGCAGCAGCAGGCGGTCCAGATCGAGCACGAGCACTCCCTGACTGGCCAGCAGGCGCGTGGGATCCAGTGTGCGGGACGGATTGACCAGCCGTGTGGCACGCTCGGCCAGCAGGCGGGGATGGGCACCGGGATGGCTGTTGTCCAGCTGGATCCGGGTCAGGCTGATACCGGGCTTGAGCGCGGCCACCAGAGCTTCGGCCGCCTTGCGCTGGGGAGCACGGTGCGCCAGATGCAGATGCTGGAAACGAGCACGTTCCAGCACCAGGTCCAGCGCGCACGAGAGTGCCTTTCCGCGGGCCAGTTCTTCCAGTCGGGCCATCAGGGTCCAGTGCCCCAGTTCGGTCTCGGCGGCGTTGAGAATCAGGATCGCACCGGCAGGCAGGATTGCCAGCTCGTGATCCAGAGGAATCCCGTCCAGATTCTCGAGTCCCTGGGCCGACAGGGCCAACCCGGCCGAGAGCGGCTGCTCATCTTCCTGCTCGACCTGAAGCACGGCGCAGGGCAGCAGGCAACCATCGCCCACTCTGCGGTTCTCGACGGCCAGGATCCGCCCGGACGCCGGTGCCAGTCGCACGCGGGACAGCAGTCCACAGGGTTCGCTCAGCGGCTCGCCGGCACTCACCCGTTGGCCGGCCACCACC
This sequence is a window from Candidatus Delongbacteria bacterium. Protein-coding genes within it:
- a CDS encoding coproporphyrinogen III oxidase family protein, whose amino-acid sequence is MPPSDSFGVYIHVPWCSRRCGYCDFYAGVTRDPEVLRLGGERLRADLARQLASPAWSEGAIHSVYLGGGTPSLLPPEFFRQLLGPGPLAERLLPGAEITVELNPEHITDELAGSLVAAGITRASLGAQSADPGALAFLDREHDLDDLQRGLQRLRAAGLTNLSLDLIYQLPGQTATALRREIAALRALDPPHISAYGLGYEAGTRLDLRRRQGRVTPLDGDHSARLFRLLSKELRTAGYQHYEVSSFCRAGQESRHNRGYWELRDCLAVGPGASAWLNPQRATILTGQAEPWGLRLNRLPNLRLFNDAVDAGQPTPAEADRPDRDAALLEAVYLGLRWRQGLERRVLVGRFGALTADGIWARARLHRRRFQHCNGERLVLRPENWVLLDELVLSLLG
- a CDS encoding T9SS type A sorting domain-containing protein, giving the protein MKTLALMWLTLVIAQTPLHAETDFSVHGVNNCTSNPPGSGPGFTLAAGTHPVEFLGGAWSLWNSEGQNGGQEWVTVVRVWIHATNEIVPMFNTGFHPSQATAQAAAQGMVFPLELSVASQVTFFVHDGGGCGDNRGSVMLRLQDQQVAAAFDTPSHFQLLDNHPNPFNPSTQLRFSLDHTAQVELTVFNLQGEMVARPLNDLVAGGEHSVLFDASQLPSGCYVYRLESEGRQQTRKMLLLK
- the uvrA gene encoding excinuclease ABC subunit UvrA, which encodes MEPSHIHIRGAREHNLKDLDLRIPRNRLVVITGLSGSGKSSLAFDTLYAEGQRRYVESLSAYARQFLGLMEKPDVDSIEGLSPAISIEQKTRHNNPRSTVGTVTEIYDYLRLLYGNIGRPHCTECGRPIEKSSPEEIVSQILNEPAGSKLQVLAPMVRGRKGEFKDLFAHIRKAGFVRLRVDGEMKELDEVAEGLRKTYKHDIDVVVDRLILKPEIRGRLFESVETALGLAAGLCRVILDSPGAETRELLFSQHFACPEHGVGIEELAPRVFSFNSPFGACPDCTGLGHNRVIDPELVVVAPELSLESGAIGTMGDGTSHGETWPLRAIETVGRKVGFKLNTPWKKLKPAHQQVILYGSKDELKFSGSHSGGKGNWEYFSRWEGIIPNLERRYRQTQSPGIREWIERFMSSRPCATCGGRRLKPSALAVTVGGRNIIELCELSIRDAEQFFQNLELTGNDLTIAAPILKEVQGRLGFLVNVGLDYLSMGRNAGTLSGGEAQRIRLATQIGSQLMGVMYVLDEPSIGLHQRDNEKLIETLEHLRDLGNTVIVVEHDRDTILRADQVIDLGPGAGIHGGELVFQGTPKQLMKARSSVTGDYLRDENLIAVPATRRPGNGQKLVVEGLKGNNLKDIRLEIPLGTFTCVTGVSGSGKSTAINATLNMLLARELNGARVLPAPHGRVRGLEHLDKVITIDQSPIGRTPRSNPATYTGVFTMIRDLFAALPESKVRGYAPGRFSFNVKGGRCEACSGDGIIKIEMHFLADVYVPCELCKGRRYNSETLEVHYKGRSIAEALEMTVEEACEFFGPIPRIHRKLNTLMEVGLSYIHLGQQATTLSGGEAQRVKLSTELSKRPTGRTIYILDEPTTGLHFADIQLLLKVLNALVEAGNTVVVIEHNLDVIKTADWIIDLGPEGGERGGTIIAQGTPETVAATKGSETGRFLKEIFRNLSR
- a CDS encoding T9SS type A sorting domain-containing protein; translated protein: MLILLVHGIGHAAVLRIPSQFPSIQTAIDTCASGDTLWLAPGTYFERLVVPDKSLTLCSDDFFTGDSTAVNMTVIDGEWLGTLIVVRSLASNVLTIDGLTLQRGLGEPSPAVNSAGGIQLDYLANLTVRNSIFRENRAHNQGAIISHNWLTHYPGRVVLSNLHLFPDRLTDENGVHYQIRVSNCQFLCIDRLRADPSPQPVRLISATADTIQVSDLIVDGGYGDGGYISIHGHAAYDVHDVSVRNVSVEDGPALVLSLDNGSPPYLMTARDILVEDCHSNQPLGGSGVNKDVIDISSDDSLLASRITIRNCTTNAGRIVTIKGYGLVRNLLVEGCVSGADPEGFESNSATNTMGRVLYTVGCSTEDVVVQDNISRIYPYYQNGLPITVEVQGLAWEAGGTFNLIGRNRTHRRTIIQNNLSDDHEDNWDTRIQHPANLGRALVTGAAYHWPTQEVLFEDLIVRNNRQPNSVPERPSDDPAVDPRMVGSTVQFYNTTGPADWYYPKMVLHNVLIEDNDDGGLSNAPSFRYYEVHNLVSRNNGRMGLFFRADTLDLQNILVEGTDSLDAYFTYPYDLSHQTWQTAFAISGGEASQISNVTLTDNSTVCLFAGLNVDFPRMKIHNSIIWGNPCHWFTHPGLDITQWLPPEFEYCLLDNPQPGIGNLIGVDPLFDAELGAPWLSPASPAIDAGSPAPQYHDAEDPLHPGQARWPSQGGLRNDMGYTGGPGAFAIDTSWVALQRPTPRPSNLPQGLKLGLPYPNPFNPMTRIPFTLDRPLRVTISVYNLRGQRIQTLLDESRGRGEHEIVFQAIGLSSGVYLIELTAGGKRQTRKVLLLQ